One Nicotiana sylvestris chromosome 12, ASM39365v2, whole genome shotgun sequence genomic window carries:
- the LOC104226642 gene encoding uncharacterized protein yields the protein MSGVSLAVAPRSEPDHETTSSSTKPQQIKERNPQQQAVGVMGSLRVIELQLVAFIMVFSASGFVPLLDLIFPALASAYLLLLSRFAFPSLGRTSTSQEIFQGTKFFRLYMVAGTTVGLFLPLAYVLGGFARGDEHAVHSATPHLFLLSFQILTENIISGLSLFSPPVRALVPLLYTVRRIFVLIDWIQHVWINKTLPANAHFKDVAWYWFAKGLAVGNLVYFSINLFGFLIPQFLPRAFEKYFRDRNEVHAKLAEDKQSQVMNRAKHTDKKAD from the exons ATGTCAGGGGTATCATTAGCTGTGGCTCCTCGTTCAGAGCCAGATCATGAGACAACATCTTCCTCAACAAAACCTCAGCAAATTAAGGAACGAAATCCGCAGCAACAAGCTGTGGGTGTAATGGGATCACTTCGAGTAATTGAGCTGCAATTAGTCGCTTTCATTATGGTTTTCTCTGCCAGTGGTTTTGTACCTTTACTTGATCTTATTTTCCCAGCTCTTGCATCTGCATATCTTTTACTTCTTTCACGATTCGCCTTTCCATCTCTAGGCAGAACTtcaacttctcaagaaatatttCAGGGCACTAAATTTTTTCGTCTTTATATGGTTGCTGGCACTACTGTTGGattgttcttgccattggcaTATGTTTTGGGTGGATTTGCGAGGGGAGATGAGCATGCGGTCCACTCTGCCACGCCTCATTTGTTCTTGCTCTCTTTTCAAATTCTAACTGAGAATATTATTAGTGGATTGTCCCTCTTTTCTCCTCCAGTTAGAGCGCTTGTTCCACTTCTTTATACAGTTCGGAGGATCTTTGTCTTAATTGATTGGATACAACATGTGTGGATCAACAAGACTTTGCCCGCCAACGCACATTTCAAG GATGTGGCATGGTATTGGTTTGCGAAGGGGCTGGCAGTGGGTAATCTGGTGTACTTTTCAATCAATCTGTTTGGTTTCTTGATTCCGCAGTTTCTGCCACGGGCTTTCGAGAAGTACTTCAGGGACAGGAATGAGGTTCATGCTAAGTTAGCTGAAGATAAGCAATCCCAAGTTATGAACAGAGCAAAACATACAGATAAAAAGGCAGATTAG